The genomic DNA CTCCGTAAGTTGACTGTCTCGTCTATCAAGCATCTCTTCCTCACCATAAGTTGGCGTTCTCAAAATATCATATTTTAATATTTTATATCTATCCGGCAACTCTATATAATCTGGCATGAGTTCGTAAAGTGTCATTCCTAATCGACCGGCAATATAGTTGATAGTGGAGAAGGTTGGCTTAGATGTACCAGCCTCAATACGAGTCAATTGACGAATGGATAGCTTTGTTTCATCCTCACAAAATTGTTCCTGTGTAAAGCATAGCTTCTCTCGCAAATCACGAATTTTTAACCCAAACTCTTTGTTGTCCACGACAAGCTCCTTTTAAGTTGTATATGTAAATAGTATACCAAATACCGATAAAATTAGGTTTTAATTTGTCGAATTTTTCTTCAGATTTTCGCTACATCCGAACGAAAACAAAATATTTTTACCAATGACAATTATTTCAGTATTTCCTCATTCATTTTTATACTAACGAAGAGGAAATTTATTTGGTAAAATAGAAGTTACTAAGAAGCAGAAAGAAATAAAACATGAAACTCGAATTTAATACCCATCTAATCGGTAACTATAAAAGCAAATCTCAGATTGCAAGAGTCTTGACGGAAAACTGGGTGGAAGACAACGGTTATTGCCCAAGCTGTGGTTGCAAACCACTTCTCTCCTTTGCAAATAACCAGCCCGTCGCAGATTTTTTCTGTCAGGTATGTAAAGAAGAGTATGAATTAAAAAGTAAAAAAGGAAAACTCTCTACCACCATCAATGATGGCGCTTATTCAACCATGTTAGAGAGAATTTCAGCAGAAAATAATCCAAACTTCTTCTTTTTGACCTATACAGCCACCTACCAAGTTCAAAATTTTCTAGTTTTGCCGAAACATTTTGTGACACCCGACATCATCATCAAACGAAAGCCCTTGGCTCCTACAGCAAGACGCGCTGGTTGGGTTGGGTGTACGATTGATTTATCCAAGGTTTCCTCAAAAGGCAAAGTTTTTCTTATTAGAGATGGACAGTGTAGAGAACCAGAGCATGTAGCAAGAGACTTTAATCAAACTCTTTTCTTACGAGATAAAACACCAGAAACCAAGGGATGGCTTCTCACAACATTGAATTGTTTGGATAAGATTCCTGAGAAAGAGTTTCATTTAGAAGCCCTCTACGCTTTTGAGCCCGTGTTGAGAAGTCGTTATCCGAATAACCATCACATCAAGGATAAACTTCGTCAACAGCTGCAAATCTTACGAGACAAGGGGTTCATTGAATTTTTAGGCAGAGG from Streptococcus oriscaviae includes the following:
- a CDS encoding DpnI domain-containing protein, producing the protein MKLEFNTHLIGNYKSKSQIARVLTENWVEDNGYCPSCGCKPLLSFANNQPVADFFCQVCKEEYELKSKKGKLSTTINDGAYSTMLERISAENNPNFFFLTYTATYQVQNFLVLPKHFVTPDIIIKRKPLAPTARRAGWVGCTIDLSKVSSKGKVFLIRDGQCREPEHVARDFNQTLFLRDKTPETKGWLLTTLNCLDKIPEKEFHLEALYAFEPVLRSRYPNNHHIKDKLRQQLQILRDKGFIEFLGRGWYRKL